One part of the Solanum dulcamara chromosome 3, daSolDulc1.2, whole genome shotgun sequence genome encodes these proteins:
- the LOC129882464 gene encoding ATP synthase epsilon chain, chloroplastic-like produces the protein MTLNLSVLTLNQIIWDSEVEEIVLSINSGQIGLLPNHAPIATTVDIGILRILLNDQWLTMALMGGFARIGNNEITILVNDVEKGSDIDPQEAQRNLEIAKANVKKAEGRRQKIEANLALRQTRTRAEASNLIS, from the coding sequence ATGACCTTAAATCTTAGTGTACTGACCCTTAATCAAATTATTTGGGATTCAGAAGTGgaagaaattgttttatctattAATAGTGGTCAAATTGGCTTATTACCAAATCACGCCCCTATTGCCACAACTGTAGATATAGGGATTTTGAGAATACTCCTTAACGACCAATGGTTAACGATGGCTCTGATGGGTGGTTTTGCTAGAATAGGAAATAATGAGATCACTATTTTAGTAAATGATGTGGAGAAGGGTAGTGACATTGATCCACAAGAAGCTCAGCGAAATCTTGAAATAGCGAAAGCTAATGTGAAAAAGGCTGAAGGAAGGAGACAAAAAATTGAGGCAAATCTAGCTCTACGACAAACTAGGACACGGGCGGAGGCTAGCAATCTTATTTCATAA